Genomic DNA from Nonomuraea rubra:
CGCAGCTGCGCCTTGCTGATCATCAGGTACATCGTGCGGTCGGTGGAGCAGTAGACCCCGTCCGCGCCGGTGTTCCAGGCCCCGCAGGGCGTCCGCACCTTGCCGGTGATGATGCGCAGCCGGGGCTTGGTGAAGGGCAGGTCCGCCTTGCGGAACTGCGCGGCCCACGCCTTGTTCAGGCAGGCCGTCACGCGGGTCAGGAAGCGCCGGTAGGCCGTCATGCTGCCGGCGGGCAGGTCGCCCGGCGAGCAGTTCACGTCGGTGAGCCGCCCGGTCTTGTACAGCGGGTTGGCCACGGCCAGCTTCCTGGACGCCAGGCCCGTCCCCGTCTTCTCGCTGGAGACCTTCGCGGGCGGGGAGGCGTACTGCTGGGCCTCGTTGACGGCGCCCGTGGACGTCGTGGCCACGTCCGCCAGCACCATCACCAGCGCGGCCGCGGCGAGGGCGAGCGCCAGCACGGCCGCCACGAGGGTCAGGAGTCTGCTTTTGGGGACGGAGTTCATAGGTACCGAAAGACTAGGTCAAGATCGGACATATGTGGGTGGATTTGACTCGATGGAGTCAGTGGGGCCTTCGCGAACTAGACTCGGTGGGATCGGCGCAAAAGAGCAGAGGGGAGACGCATCCGTGAGCGGGTTGCTGGGCTCGATCAAGGGACCGCAGGACGTCAAACGGCTCAGTGTCGAGGAGTTGCCGCGGCTGGCGGGAGAGATCCGCGACGTGCTCGTCGACTCGTGCGCCAGGTTCGGCGGTCACCTCGGCCCCAACCTCGGTGTGGTGGAGCTCACCATCGCCGTTCACCGCGTCTTCGACTCGCCCCGCGATCCCGTGGTCTGGGACACCGGGCACCAGGCGTACGTGCACAAGATCCTCACCGGCAGGGCCGCCGGCTTCGAGGCGCTCAAGCAGGAGGGCGGCCTGTCGGGTTACCCGAGCCAGGCCGAGTCCGACCACGACTTCGTGGAGAACTCCCACGCCTCGACCGCGCTGTCCTACGCCGACGGCCTGGCCAAGGCGTTCAAGCTGCGCCGCGAGCACGACCGCACGGTCGTGGCGATCATCGGTGACGGCGCGCTGACCGGCGGCATGGCCTGGGAGGCGCTCAACAACATCGCCGCGTTCAAGGACCTCCCGGTCGTGATCGTGGTCAACGACAACGGCCGCTCCTACTCGCCGACGATCGGCGGCCTGGCCTCCCACCTGTCCTCGCTGCGGGTCAACCGCCGCTACGAGGACATGCTCGACTTCGTCAAGGACAAGATCGGGAACGTTCCCGTCCTCTACGACGCCCTGCACGGCTTCAAGAAGGGCGTCAAGGACGTCCTGTCGCCGCAGGTGATGTTCGAGGACCTCGGCCTCAAGTACGTCGGCCCCATCGACGGCCACGACGAGCAGGCCATGGAGGCGGCGCTGCGCCAGGCCCGCGACTTCCGCGGCCCGGTCATCGTGCACGCGCTCACCCAGAAGGGCCGCGGCTACAGCCCGGCGGAGAACCACGACGAGGACCAGTTCCACTCGCCCGGCGCCTTCGACCGGGCCACCGGCGCGGAGAAGCCCAAGGGCCGCATCTGGACCAACGTCTTCAGCGAGGAGCTCGTCCGGCTCGGCAAGGAGCGCGACGACCTGGTCGCGATCACCGCCGCGATGCTCCACCCGACCGGACTCAACGCCTTCGCCGAGGCCTACCCCGAGCGCATCTACGACGTCGGCATCGCCGAGCAGCACGCGCTGACCAGCGCCGCCGGCCTCGCGCTGGGCGGCATGCACCCGGTCGTGGCGGTCTACGCCACCTTCCTCAACCGCGCCTTCGACCAGCTCCTCATGGACGTCGCCCTGCACCGCCTGCCGGTCACCGTGGTGCTCGACCGGGCGGGCGTCACCGGCGACGACGGCGCCAGCCACAACGGCATGTGGGACCTGTCGATCCTCCAGGTCGTGCCCGGGCTGCGGATCGCGGTGCCGCGCGACGGCGACCGCCTCACCGAGCTGCTGCGCGAGGCCGTGGAGGTCACCGACGGCCCCACCGTGCTGCGCTTCCCCAAGGGCCCGGTCGCCGAGCCGATCGAGCCGGTCGGCAGGCTCGGCCAGATGGACCTCCTGCGGGCAGCGGAAGGCGACCCCGGGGTGCTGCTGGTGGGCGTGGGCCCGATGGCCCAGGTCTGCATGGACGCCGCCGTCCTGCTCGACGCCCAGGGCATCCCGGCCACCGTCGTGGACCCGCGCTGGGTCAAGCCGCTGGACGAGGCGCTGGTGCTGGCCGCGAGCGCGCACAAGCTGGTCGCGGTCGTCGAGGACAACGGCCGCGTCGGCGGCGTGGGCGACGCCGTGGCCCGGCTGCTGCGCGACGGCGACGTCGACGTGCCCGTACGCACCTTCGGCATCCCGCAGCAGTTCCTCGACCACGCCAAGCGGGCCGCGATCCTCGGCAGGATCGGCCTGACCGGCCAGGACCTCGCCCGCCAGATCACCGAGGCGGTCGCGAAGCGGACCTCCTCCGTGGAGCCCGCCCGCCGCTGACCAGCCTGCGGGCCGCGGCGGTGATCCCGAGCACCACGATCACCGCCGCGGCCACGACCGGCAGCAGCCACTCCGCGTGCCGCCGCACGGCCTCCCCGGCGAGCGCGCCGAGCGTCACG
This window encodes:
- a CDS encoding neutral zinc metallopeptidase — encoded protein: MNSVPKSRLLTLVAAVLALALAAAALVMVLADVATTSTGAVNEAQQYASPPAKVSSEKTGTGLASRKLAVANPLYKTGRLTDVNCSPGDLPAGSMTAYRRFLTRVTACLNKAWAAQFRKADLPFTKPRLRIITGKVRTPCGAWNTGADGVYCSTDRTMYLMISKAQLRNPFPLGITRLVAHEYGHHVQQVSGVWSYYWTARTTAGKAKRLQLSRNSELQAECFSAVFMSTMDGTPLVTPDDWAYTVNWFRKNGAKGWPQNDHGRGPTQAAWMTRGFERGSPGACNTWAANPRNVT
- the dxs gene encoding 1-deoxy-D-xylulose-5-phosphate synthase; protein product: MLGSIKGPQDVKRLSVEELPRLAGEIRDVLVDSCARFGGHLGPNLGVVELTIAVHRVFDSPRDPVVWDTGHQAYVHKILTGRAAGFEALKQEGGLSGYPSQAESDHDFVENSHASTALSYADGLAKAFKLRREHDRTVVAIIGDGALTGGMAWEALNNIAAFKDLPVVIVVNDNGRSYSPTIGGLASHLSSLRVNRRYEDMLDFVKDKIGNVPVLYDALHGFKKGVKDVLSPQVMFEDLGLKYVGPIDGHDEQAMEAALRQARDFRGPVIVHALTQKGRGYSPAENHDEDQFHSPGAFDRATGAEKPKGRIWTNVFSEELVRLGKERDDLVAITAAMLHPTGLNAFAEAYPERIYDVGIAEQHALTSAAGLALGGMHPVVAVYATFLNRAFDQLLMDVALHRLPVTVVLDRAGVTGDDGASHNGMWDLSILQVVPGLRIAVPRDGDRLTELLREAVEVTDGPTVLRFPKGPVAEPIEPVGRLGQMDLLRAAEGDPGVLLVGVGPMAQVCMDAAVLLDAQGIPATVVDPRWVKPLDEALVLAASAHKLVAVVEDNGRVGGVGDAVARLLRDGDVDVPVRTFGIPQQFLDHAKRAAILGRIGLTGQDLARQITEAVAKRTSSVEPARR